GCAGATCGAGGGACAGGTCGAGACGGTCGGCTTCCTCGGCGTCGATGTTGAGGCCGATGTCGTATCGCCGCGCGAGCAGCACCAGCCGCTTCAGCCGCGGCAGCAACTCGTCCATGACGCGGCCGCGCTTGATGCGGACATAGCGCGGATGCAGCGCCGAGAGCTTGATCGAGATGCCCGGCCCGTCGTAGATGCCGGCACCGGCCGCATGCCGCCCGATCGCATGGATCGCCGCCTCGTAGGCGGCGAAGTAGCGCGCGGCGTCTTCCGCCGTCGTCGCGGCCTCCCCGAGCATGTCATAGGAGTAGCGGAAGCCCTGCGCTTCCCATGGACGGCCGTTCGACAGCGCCGCGTCGATGGTCTGACCGGCCACGAACTGTTCGCCCATCAGGCGCATGGCGAGCGTGACGCCCTTGCGGATGATCGGCTCGCCGCCGCGGGCGATCAGCCGTGTCAGCGCCGACACCAGGCTGTCCTCGCTGGCCGCGGCCGTCAGCGTGCCGGTGACGATGAGGCCCCAGGTCGCGGCGTTCACCAGCAGCGACGGGCTGTGCCCGATATGGGCGCGCCAATCGCCGGTCGCGATCTTGTCGCGGATCAGCGCATCGCGCGTCGCGGTGTCCGGAATCCGCAGCAGCGCCTCGGCCAGGCACATCAGCGCCACGCCCTCCTGGCTCGACAGTGAATATTCGTGGATCAGTCCCTCGACGCCGCCGGATTGCGCCTTGCCGCGCAGACGCAGGACCAGATCCCGCGCCAGACCGGCCGCTCGTGCCGACGATGCCTCCGGGAGCGCGGCGAGATCGAGCAGCGGCGCGATGCACTCCGGCTCGGCGCGGCGATAGGCCGAGGTGATCGCAGCGCGCAGCCCGCTCTGGCGCTGGACCTGGGTCGCGAACGCGGCGAACGGTCGTGGCGGCGACTGCGACATGACCCGTCTCCTCTGAAGCGATCCCCGTCACTCGCCATGGCTGCGCGGCGTTGGCGCACGTCGCGAGCGACGGATAGCGCTACCGCCCGATCAACTGATCGGCGTAGTAGCCGATGGTCTTGCGGTAGATCACCGCCCTGTTCCACTCGCGCATCGCCTCGAAATTGGCCGAGCCCTCGTCATAGGGCGCGCCCATCTTGAAGCCGTTGCTGTGCAGCAGGTTGGCGGTCGAGGCCAGCACGTCGGCGGTGGAGTGGCGCAGGTCGACGCGGCCGTCGCCGTCGAAATCGACGCCGTATTTGATGTAGGACGACGGCAGGAACTGGGTCTGGCCGATCTCGCCGGCGAAGGCGCCGACGAGGTCGCGCAAGGTGAGATCGCCGCGCTGCACGATCTTCAGCGCCGCCAGCAATTCGCCCTGGAACAGCTCGGTGCGCCGGCAGTCATGCGCCAAGGTCGCAAGCGTGCGGATCACCGGCAGCTTGCCCATGTCGCCCTTGCCGAAATCGGTCTCGAGTCCCCAGATCGCGACCAGGATCTGGCGCGGCACGCCATATTGCTGCTCGATGCGCGACAGCAGCGCGGCGTGCCGCTGCAGCATCGCGCGCCCGCCATTGATGCGGCCGGCGCCGACGCGGGTCGAGACGTACTGCTCGAAGCTCTTGTTGAAGGTGTAGCGCTGGCGGCGGTCGAAGGCGAGCACGGCCGGATCGAGCGTCACGCCCGACAGCGCCTGGCTGATCGTGCCGCCCGAGACGCCGGCGCTCTGCGCCTCCGCCGAGACGCCCGCGATGAAGGTATTGAAGTCGCCGCCGCAGCGCGCGGCGAAAGCGGGAGAGGCAAAGGAGAGGATCGCGACGGCAACAAGGAAGCGGACAACGGACATGAGGAGAAAGGTCCCTGCATGAGAGCATGATGACGGCAGTCCGGCGGCGGACGCCGTCACAATGCCTGATTTGGCGGTACCAGGCCAGCCGGCGGGCGATAGCCACCGAACCGCACCCCATCGTCATCTTTTTTTGAACGGTCGGCGCGCTCGTCGCCACTCATGCAGGGCGTGCCTCGTCCGACGTCGCGCCGTTTTCGCGCGCCGATCCAAGCGCGCGTTCTGAAAACCACGAGCGTTGGCACCACTTTTCGGGAGAGGTCCCCATGACGATGATGTTCCGGCTCGGCACACTGGCGCAGCTCACCTTGGTCGCGGCCCTGATGTGTCACGGCCTGGCGCCCGCGGCCGCTCAGCCGGGCGATGTGGCGGGCGCAAAGGATTACCCCGGGATCGGCCGCTTCGCCGGCAGCGTGATCACCGGCTATGTCACCAAGGATTTCGATGCGATGCGGCTGCAGGCGGCGCCGTTCAAGGCGGACAAGGCGACCGACGAGCGACGCCCGGAGGGGCGCGTCGTCAGAATCGCCTATCGCACCGCGCCGGGTCCCTCGATCCTCGAAGTGTCGCGCAATTTCGAAAACCAGCTCGCCAAGGCCGGCTTCGAGAAGCTCCTCGCCTGCGACACCGATGCCTGCGGCGGCATTCCCTTCACCGAGGCGATCGACCTGCTGCCGGTTCCGCAGATGTGGGCCGATGGCTTCGACTACCGCTATTTTGCCGGCCGCAAGGAGGCCGGCGGCCGCGAGACCTTTGCCAGCGTGCTGGTCAGCCAGAACAACCAGCAGATCTACGCCCAGCTCACCGTTGCCGAGCTCGGCGCGATGGAGAACAAGATGGTGAGCGTCGCCGAGATGGCGAAGGGCCTCGGCGACAAGGGCCACATCGCCCTCTACGGCATCTATTTCGACACCGACAAGGCGACGATGAAGCCGGAGAGCCGGCCGACGCTGGAGCAGATCGCGCAGTTGCTCGCCGGCCAGCCGCAGCTCAGCGTCTTCATCGTCGGCCATACCGACAACCAAGGCAGCTACGACTACAATCTCGATCTGTCACGGCGGCGCGCCGAGGCGGTCGCCGCCGAGCTTTCGCGCAGCTATCGCATCGCGCCAGCGCGGCTGCGCACCGCGGGCGTCGGCCTGCTCGCGCCGGTCGGCAGCAATGCCACCGATGCGGGCCGCACGCTGAACCG
This region of Bradyrhizobium sp. SZCCHNS1050 genomic DNA includes:
- a CDS encoding lytic murein transglycosylase, which codes for MSVVRFLVAVAILSFASPAFAARCGGDFNTFIAGVSAEAQSAGVSGGTISQALSGVTLDPAVLAFDRRQRYTFNKSFEQYVSTRVGAGRINGGRAMLQRHAALLSRIEQQYGVPRQILVAIWGLETDFGKGDMGKLPVIRTLATLAHDCRRTELFQGELLAALKIVQRGDLTLRDLVGAFAGEIGQTQFLPSSYIKYGVDFDGDGRVDLRHSTADVLASTANLLHSNGFKMGAPYDEGSANFEAMREWNRAVIYRKTIGYYADQLIGR
- a CDS encoding OmpA family protein — its product is MMFRLGTLAQLTLVAALMCHGLAPAAAQPGDVAGAKDYPGIGRFAGSVITGYVTKDFDAMRLQAAPFKADKATDERRPEGRVVRIAYRTAPGPSILEVSRNFENQLAKAGFEKLLACDTDACGGIPFTEAIDLLPVPQMWADGFDYRYFAGRKEAGGRETFASVLVSQNNQQIYAQLTVAELGAMENKMVSVAEMAKGLGDKGHIALYGIYFDTDKATMKPESRPTLEQIAQLLAGQPQLSVFIVGHTDNQGSYDYNLDLSRRRAEAVAAELSRSYRIAPARLRTAGVGLLAPVGSNATDAGRTLNRRVELVAP